A genomic window from Desulfuribacillus stibiiarsenatis includes:
- the prmA gene encoding 50S ribosomal protein L11 methyltransferase, translating to MTNLWSEICIHTNHEAVDAITNLLHELGAGGVVIEDSLLLNKDWDTSLGEMYHLSPDDFPTEGVNVKAYLPVNSFLVETIEQIRESLNNFNQYDIDISPGTLTVAEMNEEDWASSWKQYYKPVAITDRITITPSWESYEKREDELVIELDPGMAFGTGTHPTTRLCITALEKYMKVNDFVYDVGCGSGVLSIVAAKLGASNVLAFDLDELAVQITKANAEVNQVQDIVQAKQNNLLDGIEKPANIIVANIIAEIIVRFAPDIPKLLTSDGFFIASGIISLKEQEVVDALQSVGLEIIETIYEGDWLSIVAKQSSV from the coding sequence TTGACGAATCTATGGTCAGAAATTTGTATTCATACTAATCATGAAGCAGTAGATGCTATTACCAATCTTCTTCATGAGTTGGGCGCAGGCGGTGTGGTGATTGAAGATTCATTATTATTAAATAAGGATTGGGATACATCCCTTGGAGAAATGTACCATTTGTCTCCAGATGATTTTCCTACAGAAGGAGTAAACGTAAAAGCGTATCTCCCTGTGAATAGTTTTCTTGTTGAGACAATTGAACAAATTCGTGAATCCTTAAATAATTTTAATCAATACGACATCGACATTAGTCCTGGAACTTTGACTGTTGCTGAAATGAACGAGGAAGATTGGGCTTCTTCATGGAAACAGTACTACAAGCCTGTAGCGATTACAGACAGAATCACAATTACACCTTCTTGGGAATCTTATGAAAAAAGAGAAGACGAATTAGTTATTGAGTTAGATCCTGGAATGGCTTTCGGAACTGGCACTCATCCAACTACGAGATTATGTATTACGGCTCTAGAGAAATATATGAAAGTGAATGACTTTGTATATGATGTAGGTTGTGGTTCTGGAGTATTATCTATAGTGGCAGCTAAATTAGGAGCGAGTAATGTGCTTGCCTTTGATTTAGATGAACTGGCAGTTCAAATCACCAAGGCCAATGCGGAAGTTAATCAAGTACAAGATATTGTTCAGGCAAAACAAAATAATTTACTTGATGGTATAGAGAAACCAGCAAACATCATAGTCGCGAATATTATTGCAGAGATTATTGTTCGTTTCGCCCCAGATATACCAAAACTATTAACGAGTGATGGATTCTTTATTGCTTCCGGAATTATATCGTTAAAAGAGCAAGAAGTAGTTGACGCTCTTCAATCAGTAGGCCTAGAGATTATCGAAACTATCTACGAAGGTGATTGGCTGTCCATTGTAGCCAAGCAGAGTAGCGTATAG
- a CDS encoding 16S rRNA (uracil(1498)-N(3))-methyltransferase, producing MQRYFIDPSQVQGQSIAIEGDDAKHIAKVLRYQIGDQVICSDNTGNNYICEISRIDAKTIHLRIISSHLPCNEPEIFVTLYQGMTKADKMEWIIQKGTEIGVSAFVPVEMKRSIAKWESDRESKKIDRWRKIAKEAAEQAHRSKIPDVQAPIRFKELLKLSTADSSTLTLLAYEKSEHNQGLLSLLKEYPEVKKIALIVGPEGGISEEELQEALQCGIQAINLGPRVLRTETAGMVAASGILFFHQELGEK from the coding sequence ATGCAAAGATATTTCATAGATCCTAGTCAAGTGCAAGGACAGTCGATTGCTATTGAAGGCGACGACGCCAAACATATCGCCAAAGTATTACGTTATCAAATTGGTGATCAAGTGATTTGTTCCGATAATACTGGAAACAATTATATATGTGAGATATCTAGAATTGATGCGAAGACGATACATCTTCGCATTATTTCTAGTCATTTACCGTGTAATGAACCAGAAATATTTGTCACCTTGTACCAAGGAATGACGAAAGCTGATAAAATGGAATGGATTATTCAAAAAGGCACGGAAATTGGCGTTTCGGCATTCGTGCCCGTAGAAATGAAACGTTCGATTGCAAAATGGGAATCTGATAGGGAATCCAAGAAGATAGACAGATGGCGAAAAATTGCCAAGGAAGCAGCGGAGCAAGCGCATCGTAGTAAGATACCAGATGTGCAAGCACCGATTCGATTCAAGGAGTTATTAAAACTATCGACTGCCGATTCATCCACATTAACACTACTTGCATATGAGAAAAGTGAGCATAATCAAGGTTTGCTTTCTTTATTAAAAGAATATCCAGAAGTGAAGAAGATTGCATTGATTGTTGGCCCAGAAGGCGGCATCAGTGAAGAAGAATTACAAGAAGCCTTACAATGTGGAATCCAAGCTATTAATTTAGGACCGCGTGTTTTAAGGACTGAAACTGCAGGTATGGTAGCTGCTTCAGGTATCTTGTTTTTTCATCAAGAATTAGGAGAGAAGTAA
- the mtaB gene encoding tRNA (N(6)-L-threonylcarbamoyladenosine(37)-C(2))-methylthiotransferase MtaB, protein MKVAFHTLGCKVNQYETAAIEQIFTDASYEIIDFKETADVYVINTCTVTNLGQRKSRQMIRRAIQNNPNAIIVVTGCYAQTAPGEVLEIFGVDLVIGTQDRQNILQYVNQLLEERKPINAVSDIMQQKDFEDISAPFFGERTRATLKIQEGCTEFCSYCIIPYARGSIRSRKLSSIIEQAELIVRQGYKEIVLAGIHLGAYGKDQEDIQLTDVLQALKDVQGLERIRISSIEATEVDDRLLEIMSSSDKFCRHLHLPLQAATNEILGKMNRKYSVEQYANIVANIRKRIPEIAITTDIIVGFPGETEELFDEGIQWVEKISFSDMHIFKYSKRTGTPAAEMENQVLNTDKEKRSQRLNQLAKQMKHEYNQKFLGKSLPVIIEQPWGQRQNEALQLFEGYSDNYIKIVVEATPQEIGTMVSVKVDDIGTEYCFGKIEK, encoded by the coding sequence ATGAAAGTTGCTTTCCATACATTAGGTTGCAAAGTAAATCAATACGAAACGGCAGCCATTGAACAGATTTTTACAGATGCCAGCTATGAAATCATTGATTTTAAAGAGACTGCGGATGTATATGTTATTAACACTTGTACGGTAACGAATTTAGGACAGCGAAAATCTAGACAAATGATACGTCGGGCGATTCAAAATAATCCGAACGCGATTATTGTGGTCACTGGTTGTTATGCGCAAACAGCACCTGGAGAGGTGTTAGAGATTTTTGGAGTGGATTTGGTAATAGGCACACAAGACAGACAAAACATCTTACAATACGTAAATCAGCTATTAGAAGAACGGAAACCTATTAATGCTGTTTCTGATATTATGCAGCAAAAAGATTTTGAAGATATCAGTGCTCCTTTTTTTGGTGAGCGAACTAGAGCTACACTCAAAATTCAAGAAGGATGTACGGAATTTTGTTCTTACTGCATAATACCGTATGCGAGGGGATCAATACGCAGTCGTAAACTTTCTAGTATTATTGAGCAGGCAGAATTAATAGTTCGACAAGGATACAAAGAAATTGTGCTAGCAGGAATACATTTAGGCGCCTACGGTAAAGATCAAGAGGATATACAACTGACAGATGTATTACAAGCACTTAAGGATGTTCAGGGACTTGAGAGAATCCGAATTAGCTCAATTGAAGCCACTGAAGTCGACGACCGTCTTTTAGAAATTATGAGTAGCTCTGACAAGTTTTGCAGGCATCTTCATTTACCCCTACAAGCGGCTACTAATGAAATCCTTGGCAAAATGAATCGAAAATACTCCGTAGAGCAATATGCTAATATTGTAGCAAACATTCGAAAACGCATACCAGAAATTGCAATCACAACCGATATCATCGTCGGTTTCCCAGGTGAGACAGAAGAATTATTTGATGAAGGTATACAATGGGTAGAGAAAATTTCATTTTCTGACATGCATATCTTTAAATATTCCAAGCGAACAGGAACGCCAGCTGCGGAAATGGAGAACCAGGTACTTAATACTGATAAAGAGAAACGTAGTCAAAGATTGAATCAGCTTGCGAAACAAATGAAACATGAATACAATCAAAAATTTCTTGGCAAATCGCTTCCTGTGATTATTGAACAACCATGGGGTCAAAGGCAAAACGAAGCATTACAATTGTTTGAAGGGTATTCCGATAATTATATAAAAATCGTAGTAGAGGCGACCCCGCAAGAGATTGGTACAATGGTGTCTGTAAAAGTTGACGATATTGGTACAGAGTACTGTTTTGGTAAGATAGAGAAATAG
- the deoC gene encoding deoxyribose-phosphate aldolase, with translation MNQSAITNYIDHTKLHPTTSREDVIQLCKEAIDHNFAAVCINPCFVSLAAKELGQSIVKVCTVVGFPLGANTSEAKAYETELAVQQGATEIDMVINIDALKQNDYEYVKKDIQAVVEASRDHAIVKVIIETCYLSNEEIVKACELALEAKAHYVKTSTGFGSAGAKVEDIELMRHTVGDLMGVKASGGIKDLNTALAMIRAGASRIGTSSGIIISTTHN, from the coding sequence ATGAATCAGTCAGCGATTACAAATTATATAGACCATACGAAATTACATCCAACGACTTCTAGGGAAGATGTCATTCAACTATGCAAGGAAGCGATTGACCACAACTTTGCTGCGGTCTGTATTAATCCTTGCTTTGTCTCACTAGCGGCTAAAGAGCTAGGCCAGAGTATTGTTAAAGTGTGTACGGTTGTTGGGTTTCCTTTAGGGGCTAATACCTCGGAAGCCAAAGCATACGAGACTGAATTAGCAGTACAACAAGGTGCAACCGAAATTGATATGGTGATCAATATTGATGCATTAAAACAAAATGATTATGAATATGTAAAAAAAGACATACAAGCTGTAGTAGAGGCTTCGAGAGACCATGCGATAGTGAAAGTCATCATTGAAACCTGTTATTTATCAAATGAAGAGATTGTTAAAGCCTGTGAATTAGCTTTAGAAGCTAAAGCGCATTATGTGAAGACTTCTACAGGTTTCGGTAGCGCAGGGGCTAAAGTAGAAGATATAGAGCTAATGAGACACACTGTTGGAGACTTAATGGGTGTTAAGGCTTCTGGAGGTATTAAAGATTTAAATACTGCATTAGCAATGATTAGAGCTGGTGCAAGCAGAATTGGCACTAGTTCTGGAATTATCATAAGTACAACACATAACTAA
- a CDS encoding 4Fe-4S dicluster domain-containing protein — translation MNAKVNRRTFLDRSIKAVGITSIAIAGLPKNIEASTTHQGKQYGTMIDLTLCDGCPHLDTPACVASCRDKNSEHYPNPVKDIPNYWPRKNHEDWSGKKDLTSRLTPYNWTYVQKVIVEDQGNQHELFIQRRCMHCDNPACANLCPFGVHNKTPEGAVVIDRDYCMGGAKCRDVCPWGIPQRQAGVGLYMKILPDYAGGGVMYKCDFCHDLLKEGKLPACQNACPKNAIKVGEKEEMLMAAKSRVQEIHGYLYGEHENGGTSTYYVSPVSFDKINHALIEQNVVDGKLGAPHMEPEVKNMLDTTKGYATSVLVAPIAGIFAAGVLAHKTMKGGNDNEQ, via the coding sequence TTGAATGCTAAAGTAAATAGAAGGACATTTCTCGATCGTTCTATAAAGGCGGTAGGTATTACATCAATTGCGATTGCGGGGTTGCCAAAAAATATAGAAGCATCAACTACCCATCAAGGAAAACAATATGGAACAATGATTGATTTAACGCTTTGTGATGGTTGCCCACATCTGGATACACCGGCATGTGTAGCTTCTTGTCGAGATAAAAATAGCGAACATTATCCAAATCCTGTAAAGGATATACCGAACTATTGGCCAAGAAAGAATCATGAGGATTGGTCAGGTAAAAAGGATCTAACATCTCGTTTAACACCTTACAATTGGACGTATGTGCAGAAAGTAATAGTAGAAGATCAGGGAAACCAACACGAACTATTTATCCAGCGTCGTTGTATGCATTGTGATAACCCAGCATGTGCAAATTTGTGTCCTTTTGGTGTTCATAATAAAACTCCAGAAGGAGCAGTAGTAATTGATCGGGATTACTGTATGGGTGGTGCGAAATGTCGTGATGTTTGTCCATGGGGAATTCCTCAGCGTCAAGCAGGGGTTGGTTTATATATGAAGATCCTACCTGATTATGCTGGTGGTGGTGTGATGTACAAATGCGATTTTTGTCACGATTTATTAAAAGAAGGAAAGCTCCCAGCATGTCAAAATGCATGTCCTAAAAATGCAATTAAAGTTGGAGAAAAAGAGGAAATGCTAATGGCTGCTAAATCTAGAGTCCAAGAAATTCATGGCTATCTTTATGGGGAGCATGAAAATGGCGGAACCTCAACCTATTATGTATCTCCCGTCTCATTTGATAAAATCAACCATGCCTTGATTGAACAGAACGTAGTTGATGGCAAGCTTGGTGCGCCACATATGGAACCAGAAGTGAAGAATATGTTAGATACCACTAAGGGGTATGCAACTAGCGTGCTTGTCGCACCAATAGCAGGGATATTCGCTGCAGGAGTATTAGCCCATAAAACTATGAAAGGTGGAAATGACAATGAACAATAA
- a CDS encoding formate dehydrogenase subunit gamma, whose amino-acid sequence MNNKILRHSNAVRVIHWLTAISIFLLIFSGIGQMPMYKRYMLSEVIGMGWTADYQVTLVIHYIASVILVTAVAFHLYYHFLRKEFNLIPKRGDIRESIQIIKAMFGKGEEPPSEKYLAEQRIAYLYIAFSVGLLIITGFVKVIKNFAFFSISETTMIVITLLHNIGMVLIMIGIIAHVAAFAIKANRPLVKTMFTGYVDEDYVKHRHSLWYQQMNSKQDDKDQQSISS is encoded by the coding sequence ATGAACAATAAAATCCTTCGTCATAGTAATGCTGTTAGAGTCATTCATTGGTTAACGGCAATATCCATCTTTCTTTTGATTTTCTCAGGAATCGGGCAAATGCCAATGTATAAGCGATATATGCTCAGTGAAGTAATCGGTATGGGTTGGACAGCTGACTATCAGGTCACTCTCGTTATTCATTATATTGCCTCTGTAATTCTAGTAACTGCAGTAGCATTTCATCTCTACTATCATTTTTTGCGCAAGGAATTCAACTTGATTCCAAAGCGTGGAGATATAAGGGAGTCAATACAAATTATTAAAGCAATGTTTGGCAAAGGTGAAGAACCGCCATCTGAGAAATATCTTGCAGAACAACGCATTGCATACTTATATATTGCTTTTAGTGTTGGTTTGCTAATTATAACTGGTTTTGTGAAAGTGATTAAGAATTTTGCGTTTTTCTCAATTTCCGAAACTACCATGATTGTCATTACATTACTGCATAACATAGGAATGGTGTTGATTATGATAGGCATCATTGCGCATGTTGCTGCATTTGCGATTAAGGCAAATCGACCGTTAGTCAAAACAATGTTCACTGGATATGTGGATGAAGATTATGTAAAACATAGACATAGTCTCTGGTATCAACAAATGAACTCTAAACAGGATGATAAAGACCAACAGTCTATCTCCAGTTAA
- a CDS encoding Na/Pi cotransporter family protein, translating into MSSMFAGIILLFVGLTCFLCGLFVMRWALCLLLHSHTKNLLSKLSNSPIKGLMLGVLLTAILQSSSVVLVLIINFVSIGVLPLANGIAIVLGANLGTTLTLELIAMTDTTWILICLLFTCCSFVIPRYRLLGTVTFGLALIFIGFYFMKQNASVITNFDWLVVPFHNSSNSVYALMFGIIFTAIVQSSTAATAFAMSLVESNVITLLSGILIVYGSNIGTCMTAIIAAIGASVHAKKIMAYHILVNFLSVVLLLPCVAIITDIITLISSSPSQQIAHSQVLFNLLTIAIFYPMIHHNLRWLERLNWR; encoded by the coding sequence ATGTCAAGTATGTTCGCAGGAATCATATTACTTTTTGTCGGTTTGACTTGTTTCTTATGTGGGCTTTTCGTTATGCGATGGGCTCTGTGCTTACTTTTACATAGCCATACTAAAAATCTATTATCAAAGCTTTCAAATTCACCAATCAAAGGCTTAATGTTAGGGGTCCTATTAACAGCCATCTTGCAAAGTAGTAGTGTTGTTCTCGTGTTAATCATCAATTTCGTAAGCATTGGTGTACTTCCTCTAGCCAATGGAATTGCGATAGTATTAGGTGCTAATCTTGGTACTACCCTCACTCTGGAACTAATTGCAATGACTGATACCACTTGGATTCTTATATGTTTGCTTTTTACATGCTGTAGTTTTGTTATCCCTAGATATAGACTTCTTGGTACTGTAACTTTTGGGCTCGCGCTCATATTTATAGGTTTTTATTTCATGAAGCAGAATGCGTCCGTCATAACCAATTTTGATTGGCTAGTTGTCCCTTTCCACAATTCTTCCAATAGTGTTTATGCGTTAATGTTTGGAATTATATTTACAGCGATTGTACAAAGTAGTACAGCCGCCACTGCGTTTGCTATGTCGTTAGTTGAATCAAATGTGATAACTTTACTATCTGGTATCTTGATTGTCTACGGAAGTAATATAGGCACCTGTATGACAGCAATCATCGCTGCCATAGGTGCCTCTGTCCATGCAAAGAAAATAATGGCTTATCATATTCTCGTAAATTTTCTGAGTGTTGTACTATTATTACCTTGTGTAGCTATTATTACGGACATTATCACACTTATTTCTTCGAGCCCAAGTCAGCAAATTGCCCATTCTCAAGTATTATTTAATCTACTAACAATCGCAATTTTCTATCCTATGATTCATCACAATCTACGTTGGTTAGAACGCCTTAACTGGAGATAG
- a CDS encoding histidine triad nucleotide-binding protein — translation MSTDCIFCKIIEGQIPSKKVYEDDMVYAFHDISPAAPVHILLIPKKHISSAMELELADMEYVKQIHLAAQKIAKQLGIDEKGFRIVNNCGKDGGQTVSHLHYHLLGGRNLNWPPG, via the coding sequence ATGTCTACGGATTGTATTTTTTGCAAGATTATAGAGGGGCAAATACCAAGTAAAAAAGTGTATGAGGATGATATGGTATACGCTTTTCATGACATATCTCCAGCTGCTCCTGTACATATTCTGTTGATTCCTAAGAAACATATAAGCTCTGCAATGGAACTAGAGCTTGCAGATATGGAATATGTAAAGCAAATTCATCTAGCTGCACAGAAAATAGCTAAGCAATTAGGAATTGATGAGAAAGGCTTTAGAATCGTAAATAATTGCGGTAAAGATGGTGGTCAGACAGTTTCCCATCTTCATTATCACCTTTTAGGAGGACGTAATTTAAATTGGCCTCCAGGTTAA
- the rpsU gene encoding 30S ribosomal protein S21 — MSEVNVRKNETLDSALRRFKRSCSKDGVIAELKKRKHYEKPSVKRKKKSEAARKRKF; from the coding sequence ATGTCAGAAGTAAATGTACGTAAAAATGAAACATTAGATAGTGCACTTCGAAGATTTAAACGCTCTTGCTCTAAAGACGGGGTAATCGCTGAATTGAAAAAGCGTAAGCATTACGAAAAGCCGAGTGTAAAACGTAAAAAGAAATCTGAAGCTGCTCGTAAGCGCAAATTCTAG
- a CDS encoding GatB/YqeY domain-containing protein, whose protein sequence is MSLKERLSDDMKLAMKEKNKFRLSVIRMVRSAIQNVEIDKKAELSDDEVLVVLNREIKQRKDSLHEFTKANREDLATKAAQEIDILMEYMPKQLTEQELELIVQEAVSETGATSKKDMGKVMQYLLNKVQGRADGKLVNQIVQKHLN, encoded by the coding sequence TTGAGTCTAAAAGAAAGACTTAGTGATGATATGAAACTTGCTATGAAAGAAAAAAACAAGTTTCGTCTCTCTGTAATTCGCATGGTTCGTTCAGCTATTCAAAACGTTGAGATTGACAAGAAGGCTGAATTATCGGATGACGAAGTGCTTGTAGTTCTTAATCGCGAAATTAAGCAACGCAAAGATTCCCTCCATGAGTTTACTAAAGCCAATCGAGAAGATTTAGCAACAAAAGCAGCACAGGAAATAGATATTTTAATGGAATATATGCCAAAACAGCTCACTGAACAAGAACTTGAGCTTATAGTACAAGAGGCTGTTTCAGAAACTGGCGCTACATCAAAAAAAGATATGGGCAAAGTCATGCAATATCTTTTAAATAAAGTTCAAGGACGTGCTGATGGTAAACTTGTCAATCAGATCGTTCAGAAGCACTTAAATTAA
- a CDS encoding NfeD family protein, with protein MPMESSIEKGLSVYLKRALDDAVQQGASVVVIEMNTLGGSVDAALEIGRDLRSYQIPIITYVTGTATSAGAYIALNTPMIAMSPGSSIGAAEPRIITGQETDPKYVAFWRSEMEAAADAFGRDPQIAAAMADRSIAIDGIIKEGEILSLSAQRATEMGISDGVFANRNLMLEHYGYEGVTIHSEITIAERLARFITQPYAIPILLTIAFVGIAIEFLVPGFGLPGLVGISALLLFFFGHIVAGFAGYEVLILFVIGVILLSIEFFAPGFGIFGISGVGAIIAAIIIAAHDTTLGITSLFIAFAITIVISVILVRFFGYRGVWNKIILSETQQNESGYIAHQNSNQLLGQTGLAVTPLRPAGTMEIGDTRIDVISQGSFIDRGKTVKIVKIEGTRVIVREIQD; from the coding sequence ATTCCAATGGAGAGTTCCATCGAAAAGGGACTTAGCGTCTACTTGAAGCGTGCATTAGATGATGCAGTGCAACAAGGTGCTTCAGTAGTCGTTATCGAAATGAACACCCTAGGTGGCAGCGTTGACGCAGCATTAGAAATTGGAAGAGATTTACGATCCTATCAAATTCCAATTATTACATATGTCACGGGAACGGCTACTTCGGCGGGAGCTTACATTGCTCTCAATACTCCGATGATTGCAATGTCACCTGGAAGTTCTATCGGTGCGGCTGAACCGCGTATTATTACAGGGCAAGAAACAGACCCTAAGTACGTTGCATTTTGGCGCTCAGAGATGGAGGCTGCTGCAGATGCCTTTGGAAGAGACCCGCAGATTGCTGCGGCAATGGCTGATCGCTCCATTGCCATCGATGGAATCATTAAAGAGGGAGAAATTCTTTCTTTATCTGCACAACGCGCGACAGAAATGGGTATATCAGATGGAGTGTTTGCGAACCGTAATCTAATGCTTGAGCATTATGGATATGAAGGTGTGACCATTCATAGTGAGATTACGATTGCTGAACGGTTAGCGCGATTTATTACCCAACCTTATGCCATTCCTATCTTATTAACAATAGCGTTTGTGGGAATCGCAATAGAGTTTTTAGTCCCTGGATTTGGTCTGCCGGGCTTAGTAGGGATATCCGCTCTGTTATTGTTCTTTTTCGGACATATTGTTGCAGGATTTGCAGGGTATGAAGTATTAATATTATTTGTCATAGGTGTCATTTTACTAAGTATAGAATTTTTTGCTCCGGGGTTTGGCATCTTTGGAATTTCGGGTGTTGGGGCAATTATCGCTGCCATAATAATCGCGGCCCATGATACAACTCTGGGAATCACATCATTATTTATTGCATTTGCGATTACTATTGTTATTAGTGTTATTTTAGTTCGTTTCTTTGGCTACCGCGGAGTATGGAATAAGATAATTCTAAGTGAAACCCAACAAAACGAAAGTGGCTATATTGCTCATCAAAATAGTAATCAACTGTTAGGTCAGACTGGGCTTGCTGTTACGCCTTTACGCCCAGCAGGGACGATGGAAATAGGCGACACAAGAATTGATGTAATCAGCCAAGGGAGTTTCATAGACCGTGGCAAGACAGTAAAAATTGTCAAGATTGAAGGAACAAGGGTGATTGTAAGAGAAATACAAGATTAA
- the floA gene encoding flotillin-like protein FloA (flotillin-like protein involved in membrane lipid rafts) — MLIFIFLFIIGVYVLLTIIPVMLWISAWASGVRVGIMTLVGMRLRRVTPARIVNPLIKATKAGIALDTNMLEGHYLAGGNVDRVVNALIAAQRADIPLPFERAAAIDLAGRNVLEAVQMSVNPKVIETPVVSAVAADGIEVRVRARITVRANIDRLVGGAGEETIIARVGEGIVTTVGSAKNHKEVLENPDNISSTVLNRGLDAGTAFEILSIDIADVDVGKNIGAMLQTDQAEADKKIAQAKAEERRAMAVAREQEMTAFVEEMRAKVVEAEAEVPKAMAEALRAGKLGVMDYMNIQNILADTDMRQSLAKTDTVKRDSISDKK, encoded by the coding sequence ATGTTAATTTTTATATTTCTATTTATCATTGGGGTGTATGTTCTACTAACGATTATTCCGGTAATGCTATGGATTTCCGCTTGGGCTTCAGGCGTGCGCGTTGGGATTATGACATTAGTTGGTATGAGACTGAGACGTGTTACTCCAGCTCGTATTGTAAATCCACTGATTAAAGCAACAAAAGCTGGTATCGCATTAGATACGAATATGTTAGAAGGTCACTATTTAGCGGGTGGTAACGTTGACCGCGTAGTGAACGCATTGATTGCAGCTCAACGAGCTGATATTCCACTGCCGTTTGAAAGAGCTGCAGCTATTGATTTAGCTGGAAGAAATGTACTGGAAGCTGTACAGATGAGTGTTAACCCGAAGGTAATAGAGACGCCTGTAGTATCAGCTGTTGCTGCAGATGGGATTGAAGTGAGAGTAAGGGCAAGAATTACTGTGCGTGCTAACATTGATAGACTTGTCGGTGGTGCTGGCGAAGAGACAATCATAGCACGTGTTGGTGAAGGGATTGTAACGACAGTTGGTTCAGCGAAGAATCATAAAGAAGTGTTGGAGAATCCAGACAATATCTCAAGCACTGTACTCAATCGAGGATTAGATGCAGGAACTGCCTTTGAGATTCTATCGATTGATATAGCGGACGTAGATGTAGGCAAGAACATCGGTGCAATGCTACAAACAGACCAAGCGGAAGCAGATAAGAAAATTGCTCAGGCAAAGGCTGAAGAGCGTAGGGCTATGGCTGTAGCGAGAGAGCAGGAGATGACTGCTTTTGTCGAGGAAATGCGTGCGAAGGTTGTGGAAGCAGAGGCGGAGGTGCCAAAGGCAATGGCGGAAGCTCTACGAGCAGGCAAACTAGGAGTTATGGATTACATGAACATCCAAAATATATTAGCGGATACTGATATGCGCCAAAGCTTAGCGAAAACGGATACAGTTAAACGAGATAGCATTTCTGATAAAAAATAG
- the yqfC gene encoding sporulation protein YqfC, which produces MIKKKRQRTNVKGIQYKLKNQIANALDLPKDLIFDLPRVTLIGNMQLYIENHIGLLEFGQNKIRLNTKQGEIIVHGNDLVIRGVMTKEIFIEGVIVEIKWKSNDGNTEGDL; this is translated from the coding sequence ATGATAAAAAAGAAGAGACAAAGAACAAATGTAAAAGGCATTCAATACAAACTGAAAAATCAAATAGCAAACGCATTAGACCTACCTAAGGATTTGATTTTTGATTTACCTAGGGTCACGTTGATTGGGAATATGCAATTGTATATTGAGAATCATATTGGGCTCTTAGAATTCGGACAGAACAAAATTCGATTAAATACAAAACAAGGTGAGATCATTGTGCATGGTAATGACTTAGTCATTCGGGGAGTTATGACGAAAGAAATTTTCATAGAAGGTGTAATTGTAGAGATTAAGTGGAAATCGAATGATGGTAATACGGAGGGAGATTTATGA